Sequence from the Rutidosis leptorrhynchoides isolate AG116_Rl617_1_P2 chromosome 3, CSIRO_AGI_Rlap_v1, whole genome shotgun sequence genome:
TGGAATATGCACAGTAGCATGATATATAAGACTAAATTGATTGTTGGCATGATCAACGAGAAGGTTCTTGGAAGGAATGTAGCTACAATTTTGATTTTGAGGACCATTTTTTTCCAGAAAAAATAGGCATATTCGTGAGGAGACCAAGGCTAAAAAGACTCCCAGTCGGACTATTGGCATGAACCTTGATTCAGTTCGTTTTCCAGTTTACAGTTAGCATTTAGAAATCGGTGGATCACGCTCTAATCTTTTGCAAAATGACGACGGAGATATTGACCTTGGTATACTATTGGCGGGGGATAGGTAACATTACCAACTTAAGAATTACTGAGAAATTTGGTGGGAATGGAAGCAACTCTTCGAGTAATTATGATTTTTTAAGTATCGTAATCAGAAATTATTTCGTGGAAAGGAGTGAAATATCCCGAGCtatttcaaaatcaaaatcaaatgtCACCACAATCATTGAAATATAACAACAAACAAGAAATTTTACATAACAAGCTATATGTTTCTTTTTTTCAAATAATTCGCTGACAATCGAACACGTATGTTCAGACAATTTGTTCTAGCTTGTTGTTTTTCCAGCAACTCTTTGAGCAATCCACCCTAGCCCATCATAAAGACCATCACCAGTAAGGGCGGAACAAGGTTGAATATGCCAATCATGGTTCTTAATACTGTGAAGTGAAAGTGCATCTGTTATCTCAACAGCAGTCATTGCATCCTTAAGATCCTGTTTGTTAGCAAATATGAGAATTACTGCACTTTGAAGGTCTTCATTTGGGAGAAGCCTAAAAAGTTCTTCCTTCATGATTGAGATCCTATCTCTGTCTGTACTGTCTATAACCGCAATCACTGCATGGGTCCCACGATAGTATGTAGCCCATGATGTTCTCAGTCGGTCTTGCCCACCAAGATCCCACACCTGTTACAAAGTAAATAAGTAATCTTTAAATAAATCAGATCAAAAAGTAGTTACTTTTATTGCAAATAGTCACAATGATGTCACAAGACCAGGACATGTGATTATTTTGACAGTAAAATGATCTAAACCCATGtatataaaacattttgatttctTTTTGTTTAGATTTCATGATCTTATCTAAAGAGTAACATCATAAGGGGGATAATATGCATCACATTTGATACAGATAGTGAGTAGCCAATGTTGACAAAGTAGAAGTTTAATATAAGGTCTTAATGAACAAACTAATCGTGAGGACCATCCTTAGAAGTGGTTAATTTTGTACACAACGAACTTCTTAATTCACTCAATTAATTTCAACGGGCCATGAAGGATATGAGCCCATATATATTGCTCATAAATTCCTTTAGTAGTCGCTAAGCAACCTAAGCATGGTTAATGGGTGTTTTAACTATTTTATAGAACACACAAAATGCATAAGGAATTTGCATTTACACATTAATATACTTGCAAATTTGCATCTACTTTTTTTTATGAATGACGATATCGATATCAAATGCTCTCATTTGTCccccacacacgcgttaggaggaaactcaattcgcgacgatgttggcagtaccatcgaaggtcGGGAAAACCCCCCAGAGACCTTCCCAAATCACATGGATCATGGATGTTagcagtaccatcaaaggt
This genomic interval carries:
- the LOC139897461 gene encoding uncharacterized protein; the encoded protein is MGALMSRFWFMMFPAKEYKIVVVGLDNAGKTTTLYKLHLGEVVTTHPTVGSNVEELVYKNIRFEVWDLGGQDRLRTSWATYYRGTHAVIAVIDSTDRDRISIMKEELFRLLPNEDLQSAVILIFANKQDLKDAMTAVEITDALSLHSIKNHDWHIQPCSALTGDGLYDGLGWIAQRVAGKTTS